The Dongia rigui genome includes the window CAATTTCCTGCTGCGGCATGCGGCGCATCATTTCGACACCCGCGTCTATCGTTCCGGCCCCCAAGGCGGCACCCGCACGACCGTCATCGAGGGCGAATACGAGATTGTCGAGCCCGACGACACCTCGGAGCGCCCGCAAACGAACCGACCCAACCCGCTCATCATCGACCAGCGCAGCGACAACCCATGATCCTCATCCGCCACGGCCAATCCGAATTCAACGCCCATCACGACCTCACGGGCCGCGACCCCGGCATTCCCGACCCGCAGCTGACCGAATTGGGGCGCCGGCAGGTCGAAGCATCCGCGCTGAAGCTCAAGGGCCACGCGCATCCGATCCGTCGTGTCCTTGCCAGCCCCTATACCCGTGCCATCCAGACCGCCGAGATCGTGGCCGGCACATTGGGCGTGCCGATCGAGATCGAGCACAGCGTACACGAGCATGCGCATTACCATTGCGACATCGGCACCCCGCGCAGCCGGCTGAAGGAGCGTTGGCCGACTCTTGCCTTCGATCACATCGACGAGACATGGTGGCCCAATCTCAACGAGACACGCGACCAGGTGGAACAGCGCTGCCAGATCTTTCACCGCCGCGCCGCCGCCTTGCCCGATTGGCAGCATGTCGCGGTGGTGAGCCATTGGGGCTTCATCCTGCAGCTGACCGGTCATTCCGCCGTCAATGCCGAACTGGTGCCCTTCGACCCCACCCAGGAACGGAAAGCGCGGGTCAGAGCGTAAGACCCCTCACCCCAACCCCTCTCCCCGCCTGGAGGCGAATGCCGACCTTCGTCGGCGGGGCGGGGCGAGGGGCTTCTGGCCGAACTTGCTTCAAGCCCCTCGCCCCTCAGGAGAGAGGGGTTGGGGTGAGGGGCCTTCGGAGTCCACTTGCATGCCATTGCCCACACTAAAAACAAGACGCCTCACCTTGCGGCCGC containing:
- a CDS encoding histidine phosphatase family protein; translated protein: MILIRHGQSEFNAHHDLTGRDPGIPDPQLTELGRRQVEASALKLKGHAHPIRRVLASPYTRAIQTAEIVAGTLGVPIEIEHSVHEHAHYHCDIGTPRSRLKERWPTLAFDHIDETWWPNLNETRDQVEQRCQIFHRRAAALPDWQHVAVVSHWGFILQLTGHSAVNAELVPFDPTQERKARVRA